ttaatatcaataataattcttgtcatttatttttagtgCAAAGAATGGGGGTTTGTTTGGTACGAGTCTTGGGACAGGAGATTATGGTCATCTCACGATAGAGCATGTGCCAATGCTCTTTAGAGTCCACCGTTCACTGCGCAACCTCTCAAATCAAGGATTTGAAGCTGGCCACAAGCTGCAGAGACAGCTATATGCCAGAGCAACATCACATGATTCTTCCTGCAACACTTCCTCATGTAAGTTAGTTTTTCATGTTAATTTTCATCTTTATGCTTGAGTCATATACAATTGTCTACTGATAACTTGATCCAGCGAAAAAATGTTGCTGAATATTCCAAATAGGAAATGGTAATAATCCCAAAATTACATAGTTGTCACATTATTTTATGCTATCATTAACAATATGTACATAGCCAACTAGGCGAGTATATAAGTACTAGGtgttttctctttacttttCTCGCAGGAGAACCTTTCTACTACAGAGGTTGTGGCTGGAGACCAAAGAAAATGGGGTGGACAAAATGAAGACAAAACCTGGATCATGAGCATGAATGACCTGTTCAACAACCTGTTTGGTCCAgattatacaatacaatacaatacaatacatacttaattgaccgctccccataggggcttttcagggccaatgaaacacaacagtaacaacagaacagaacaacaacaacaattgttaagaatcccaactggccggaggcaaaccagttggctatttacaagtgcagctgggaagttgaaccagggactaccaggatcaaattcaacgagtggtcagagcgggtcttgaacccgggatctctggatctcaaggcaagcgctctaaccactgggccacactgcctcctaggCAGTATGCCTAGTATGCCAGTATTGCCAGTATGAGTACAGCGATACTAAGCACTGCATGCTTGTACCAGGCCAGTTACCCATTATTTTGTACAACCATGATGAATGGGAAAAGAACCATGCATCAGTTGCTGGAGAAGAAGTCAATGTGGATGAAGCCAAAGAAGGCAAAGAAGTCAAAGTAGATGAAAGTCTCCGTGTCACACAGTATGCTGATGTGAGTCACAGTGGAGGCAAGGAGAACACTGGAAATGGTAATTCTGTCCAAGCCAGTATCTTTGACTTCAATATAATTAGAAACCTGACTCGTGCAGCAATCAAGCTCCCTGAAGTGGTGTTCATTGCAGAGAAAGATGTTGTGCTCGCTCAAATGACAGAACTAGAAACGAGTGACCCCACCATCGCCACTCAGCGCCCCTCTGAAACAACGGTGCAGTATGCATTGAGCTTGCTAGCACGTGCAACAGCTACCAGTCGCAGTAGTGTGGCAGTTGACAGCGATGATGAAGGGAATGAAGTGGCTGTGACTATTGGTAGACTGGGTACCCACACAAAGAAATCACTCCTGGTTTTCCAAAAAATGTGCAACCTTTCATCTGAAGCAGCCAGAATTAATGAGGAAAAGAGGTGGCTTTCTCAATCTTGTGTTCCAGATGTAACCAAGGTCAGAAAACTTCTTCTAAATGCAAGGCCTCATGATGAGGTTATAAAACATGGCCAGTTCCTAATGGATGTTTCAGATCTTAGTACATTGGCTTGCAAACGCTACATCAATGGTTTCTCTATTGATGTCATTTCTTTGAAGTTAGTCGAGAAAAGTGAGTCCACAAGTGTCATTTACCTCCCCTCCTTCAGTCAGATGTGGGCAAAACAAGGTGTGGAATACTTCAAGCACAAAGCCATCCCCTTCTTTGATAGCTGTCCAGCAGAAGATGCAACCTGCATTTTAACCCCAGTTCATTTTGACAGTCCACTACACTGGGGACTGCTTTGCTTTGATGTTACAACTAAAACAGTTTATTTTAATGACGGTTTGAAGATTCAACCTCCAAGTGGCACCCTGTCTGTTGTACAAAATATGCTGAGTGGTTTCAAGGCTTTGTCACACAATGCCATGGAACAAGAGGATCACTGGAACAACTCTTGCTTAAGACTTCCCTTGCCACGAATCAACATGCCAATCCAGACACAAGGTGGTATTGGCGCTGGTAGCTGTGGAGTCGGTGTTATTCTCGCTATAAGAGATATTGTTGCATCTGGGAACTGTCTTCCCTCCTTCAAATGGACATTTGGCAACATGACCAATTTACGGAAAGAGCTAATGGCTCTTATCCTTCAGTGGAGAAGTGAAGAGGTATGAGTACTGTGTTTTATTACTGTAGCAATATGGGCCCACTACGCAAATGCTAGAAAATGTCAATTGAAGTAGAATGTCGTGTAAATTGTTCCCTGATCCATGAAGGCAGAGCAGCTGATAATATGAAGCATGACAGGTGTTTAATATTTCTGAAAGATTTTTATTTCAGCATTTTCATTTAGAAACAACAGAATATAACTTATGAGAAATCTAGATAATAAAATAGCTACTAGTGAAATTATTTCATAATATAATTTGATTAGTCTGAACTGTAAAGggttatttcaatttaaaatggAACTAAAAACTCAACATAACATAGATACATCTGTGTACAACAGCTACATGTAGAATTCATTATATATTTCCTCGAATAACAGCCGTCCCTCAATCTCCCTTGAATAATCACCCCCCTTTGACCAAAATATTTAAAGTAATCGCCTTCCTTGAATAATCACCCCCTCTCAAATTAAAATTGACATCTTGGGTATCAAACAAGCGTTCATTTAATTGTTCACAACTGAATGGTTACAAAAGCACcgtttttttttacagtttttttccAAGGTAATGTTCATGTATTTAACTTTTTCCTTTATTGCTTGGtataatgaaacaaaatatttaggGCACGACCTCCTGtgagaaatatttgaaataatctCCTCCTTCGAATAATCGCCTCCGGCTCTTATTCAAGGAAATATGGTAGTTTGTAGTCTCATTTGGGACTCTCGTTATTTTGTCAAAGAAATTCCTTTTTACAAGTTTATAATTTCAGTGTAGTTTACATGATGGTACACCACATGAGATGAGCTTatcataaatttattattttcccTCCCCTTTTCTTTAGCAGTGCACTATGGGAGAAGATGGAACATTACATCCTTAGTTAAAACAAGAAGTAAGCTTTATATCAGGCTGTTTAATGCACATCTATAGGGTGATCTTTGTGGACATCATTTACAACTTGAAATGTAAAATTcacctgataaaaaaaaaagtgaggaaAAGATATCGATAGAAAGTGGCTACAAATTTTAGTTATATTGCCAAGTGTCCTGATGAAAACTGCCTTCAAATGATGCACTCAAAAGTTGCACACTGTAGCTAAAAATGTGATGTTTTTTGAAagggatttttatctttttcattttattttgattttggtTGATGTTGGTTGTTGCTTTTGGGAATGAAAGGTTTGAATCAAGAAAACAAATGGTTGTCagaatttgaaattcaaaatgtgGATTTCAGTTATTAAAATTCACACTTTTCAACAAACATTCTGATGACCATTTGCCCATGTTCTGTAAATGTGTACAAATCTGGCCACCATATTAACTCTATCTCTCGTGTGGCACGTCCtcctccaagaccaactacaaGAGTGCATTTCGAAGATGGCCCTTTTCTCTGTTGTCTTGGGATATGTGCGCGTTGTTTTGCTCTTAAGATTTCCTCTTCTGCAGAAAGTGGTGTTGCTGAATTATTTTCCTCACATGCCACATTTCCTGAATATAAAACCTCTGTGTTGAAATTGACTTGGCTTTCCTCCAGGGCATCAAAGAAGCTTTCTGCGTCAAAGATCTTGTATGATATTCGGCGTGTTGCACTCTTGTATATTGGCTGTGCCTTGTGGGACACCTCTCTAACTGCATTCACCAGCAGGTTGGCTTTGCCAATCAAGTACTCAAAATACCTGCTAGGTACTTGATGAGTATCAATTTTAACCCATCTCCCTGGTTTCAAAAAGAATAGGGAAAATGAATAATTCTCTACATGAAACCATAGAGGATTGGGAGACTGGAATGCAAGTGGTTAAGTTAAGCCCCCAATGAATTTAGTGCCATAAATTGAAATGGCAGCTATAGGAAATTGCCTATTTATTCAATTGTTCTCTTTACATCAAACATAAAAAGCTGAAGGTCTAATATTGTATCCCTCCCTTTCTCTTACAGAGTCACCCTTTGCTTTTAGACCAGTTGCAAGTAGACTAAGAAGCAGTCCTCCAGtgcaaaaaagacaaaacagagAAGGTTCAGTGACCAGAAGACAAGACTGAGGTTCTTTAAGGAGCCCCcgtgaaaataataataaaaataataaaacaacaaaaaaaactaaaatcaaaATCCTGTAGGTCGAGCATTCGACATTGCACTCTGCAGGTAACCAACAacacggctcctttaggagccaccacataTAACAAAAGTCATGATCAACAATGGGCTGCGAGGAATTTATTTGGTTTGAGCAAGGAGGATTTGACAATGCCCTGGTGTCTAGAACTCCCAAGTGCTTTTTGACAATGCAACAGAAACACTAGGTGGCACGCCTGTGATTCTGTGAGTCAGATACCATGGCATTATGAAATCACCTTCATTCTAATAAAaggtttatttttttcagtctgAACTTGTGGGTCTTTGATAATGCCCTGGTTTCTAGAACTCCCAAGTGCTTTTTGACAATGCAACAGAAACACTAGGTGGCACGCCCGTGATTCTGTGAGTCAGATACCATGGCGTTATGAAATCACCTTCATTCTAATAAAaggtttatttttttcagtctgAACTTGTGGGTCTTTGATAATGCCCTGGTGTCTAGAACTCCCAAGTGCTTTTTGACAATGCAACAGAAACACTAGGTGGCACGCCCGTGATTCTGTGAGTCAGATACCATGGCGTTATGAAATCACCTTCATTCTAATAAAaggtttatttttttcagtctgAACTTGTGGATCTTTGATAATGCCCTGGTGTCTACAACTCCCAAGTGCTTTTTGACAATGCAACAGAAACACTAGGTGGCACGCCCGTGATTCTGTGAGTCAGATACCATGGCGTTATGAAATCACCTTCATTCTAATAAAaggtttatttttttcagtctgAACTTGTGGGTCTTTGATAATGCCCTGGTTTCTAGAACTCCCAAGTGCTTTTTAACAATGCAACAGAAACACTAGGTGGCACGCCCGTGATTCTGTGAGTTAGATACCATGGCATTATGAAATCACCTTCACCAAACAAAACACGTTTATTTACCATTCTCATCAagagttctttttctttcagtttacaggTCAGTTTAATAATGCCATGATGTCACGGAGCAATGAGCACTTAGAAGGGGAAGAAATATCCTGCCCACAAGGATTCTAGGGAAAAGATTTCTTGCTAACCAGAAATCACCCAACCTaccctcaccccccccccccccttaaattgtaaataatttgAACAGCACACGCCGCATTGTCTCTCTTGTCACGTTGTCACGCAAAGACATTTTACCACCTTTTCCCTCGGCAGTCGTGTTTTCTCACTGAGTTCACTAAAAACGCATGTCACAGGTACGTAGGACTTGTGATAATCATAACCTAAAACTTTTGGAGTCTCGGATAAATGAAATTAGTGGCCCTACGGTTTTACACGAGCTCGCATCTCGAATTGGTCACATATATTGATATGAACAGAATGTCTGGCTTGAAACCTAGCTTAAACTGCAGCGATGGTAATGATATCATTCTTAGTTTTAAGTTTACCTGGTAAACGCGGATGGAAAGAGGAATTCAGGCGTTCGATTAATCCTGAAAGCCACATCTTGTACCCTGCGTGGCTTTCACGGTCCAGCGAGTTTCTTGCTTGGGGTAACTCGACTACATTCCCCGTGCTGTCCTGAAAGACTGGGATGATAGCATTTCTATCTATTTCCTCGTGACACAACGTTGTATGCTTCTTAAGGGAGTAGagcgttttaaatttttttttgcacgaCAAACATTCCGCAGTTATCGACATGTTGCTTAAGCGTCTCCAGGGAATGGAGTGAAGAAAATTTCACACTTCCTGGGGTGTATAAAAAAAGTTTCACCCAGCCCTTGCAAATTTCTTAAGataaacataaacaaagaaaaaaaacgtgtATGAGAATTTTATTTTCCAATACAGTCGAAATGCATTTACGGCAGTACTATAACAGATCAAACAAAATGTGTCAAGGAAAGTTAAATACTTGGGTATAAAATAATCACGATGAACCCCAGCCCTCCCCCACACCTTATTATCTCGCACTTGATTTTAAACGTGCGAAATTTTATTTTTCCGCGTTGTATCCGGCCAAATTACGTGACTGATTTGATTTGTTAGAAGTGTTATTTGGCGCAATGCGGTATGTCTCCCTCTGAAGAAGCTTTGGCGAAACCATAAAAGCGTGCACGTATTCCGCACCTTAAGGAAGACAAAAAAAAGGCAGAAACGGGAATGGCTTAAAAGGCGTAAGGAGGAAAAGAGAAAACGGAAGCGACAGCGAAAAAAACACACGTGAAAATCAAGGAGAGCCTTGTATTAGCAAACCGGTGCCTGTACACGAAGTCGTTCTGTCTCAGGATGAGGAGAATGTGAtcgacaacaaaaaaaagaaaaatgatttcaCTGAGTATGACGCTGGGACAGATTTGTTACTTCTTCAAGGATCCAGGATCCAAAGTGAAAAAAAGCAGGACGAAGCAAGTAGCATAGCTTGCATAGAAGCACGAACAATACCACCAACTTCACAGGCTACAaggaaaactgtttttttgGCAAATGTCGAAACTCTAAGCCGGGGAAAGAAATTTGTCACGctttcaaaactgaaaaggcAAAGGCCAGAGGTTTCCAACCACAATCCTCGATCAAACCCAGTGCAGTCGTTCACAAGAATGTTGCTCCGATTAATCGAAGACGAAAACTGAAACCCCCACAATTCGCGAAATCAATAGGTCTTTAATCGTCAAGACTTCCGGTGAGCCCATAGGATCTGGAACGTTTGGACAAGTTTTCCTCACTAGGTACCGAGATATGAAGTCGGTAgtaaaggaaatgaaaagaCGCAATCAATCTTACAAAGAAACTGAACGAGGCAACGGTCATAAATAGCCTTGGCGATCATCCTAACCTCCCTTTTCTGTTCGGTGTTTGTATGGAAAAAGAGCCTTTCTCTCTTGTACTTCAATTTTATGGGAAGGGGGGAAAGAGCCTTACACTCCACATGGTCGTCAAAGCTAGAATGCTTAAAAAACAGTCCACTACCAAGGTGTTCCAAGAAATTATTAATACTCTGGAGTATATTCACGACAAAGGATATGTTCATAATGACTTAAAAGCGAACAATGTGATTTTAGACTGGCGGGGTGACGAATTTCGTCCCATTCTTATCGACTttggaaaaagcgagcaaatttCGAAAGTGGAAGGATACAAGAGGCGCGCTTCAAGCTACATCGCACCTGAAGTAATACTTGGCGAAAAAGAAGGCCCACCCAGCGATATCTACTCATTTGGAAAAATGCTTGAGGCGGCGGTTGCTGGTAGAAGTTTTTGTGCTTCGTTTAAAGAAGTAGTTTCGGGAACGACAGCGTTCGCTGCCTCGGACAGGCCTTCCACTAGAAAGGTTTCCTTACTCCTCTCAGAGGTATAAACCCGTTTTAAGAGTCAAATGAGGCAATGACTATTATATTCCGGTTAGCCTGAATATCACTCCGGTTGGCCTAGATAGTACTTCGGTGCTTCAGTAGTACTATAGTTAGCTTAACTATCGCTGAGGTTAGCCTGAAAAAAGCTTAATGAGGGTGATGGAAACACAATATTGACTCGGGCTCATTTGACTCGTAAATGCTTCGCTCTCCTACTCGCAAGGTTGAGTTCAAGTACTGACAACTGAACACAAAGGGCAATATACACGGTTTCCGTCTATTTACGGTTTCAGTTATTTATGGAAATCAGTTaaatgtttaattaaacagttTGGAAAGAACTTGCTATTACTCTCCAAACGGCTGAAATGTTCCGTTATAAAAATTTCAGCACGCCACCCGGggaaaacgaaatttaaacATCGTGTGCATCTCATATGTCTTGATTTCGCTTTTATCGCCGGTTCTGTATCGTTTTTcaccggcgggtctaatttgcaggttgcgggttgcaggtcattgtttcaccaatacagagagtatcctaaacattcttagaagctaaccttaggcctacggttagcttttatgaatgtttacggttagggttagggttagaagctaaccttaggcctaaggttagcttttatgaatgtttaggatactttctgtattagtgaaacaatgacctgcgacctgcaaattagacccgccggttTTTCACGCAATTAATGAATGTAAATATCGGCAATGGGGAGAAACATGAGAACGTTTTTGTCCTAAAATGGATGAGTGAATATTTGGGCGGCGGTTTTGGGTTTATCGTTAAACAACAAATAGCGAGCTCCGCGAGATTTAGATGCTGCATATAAGAACAACGATGAAGTCTTTTCGAACATTGGCCGGCTTGTTCTTGCTTCAATTCGCAAAGCGCTTTgcaaaattattgttaaatacaATCGAAAAGCGTGCACTTCAATGAGTTGATCGTTTTTCCTTTGTATCCTACGACATCCATGCTCTGGCTTCTATCGCCCCGCTAGTCAAAAACTTTAAGTGCCGGATGTATGTTTTTGGCTCAAACCAAA
Above is a window of Montipora capricornis isolate CH-2021 chromosome 6, ASM3666992v2, whole genome shotgun sequence DNA encoding:
- the LOC138053679 gene encoding uncharacterized protein — encoded protein: MVVKARMLKKQSTTKVFQEIINTLEYIHDKGYVHNDLKANNVILDWRGDEFRPILIDFGKSEQISKVEGYKRRASSYIAPEVILGEKEGPPSDIYSFGKMLEAAVAGRSFCASFKEVVSGTTAFAASDRPSTRKVSLLLSEV